The Spirulina subsalsa PCC 9445 region ACAGGGGCATGGAAAACCCCGAAATCACATCCCCCAACAACAACCCACTGGCAATAATGGGATAAGCCCGCTTAATTTCCCGAATATTAAATAACTGGTTCGCGGCCACCTGAGAATTGAGATCATTGAGGATTTCTTCCGCATCCATCCACAAGCGCAGAATAAAAACCGTCGCCAGTACAAAAAAACCGTTAATGTTCGCCAATTCTAACCCCAGACGGAAGACAAGCAAGGGCATGGACATTAACAGGGCAATAATGACAAAGACCTTTTTCAGGGGGAAATTATTCTGAAGCCAAGAGTACAACACCCCAAGACCGGATCCCATTAACGCACTCGCCATATAGATCAGGGGCAAACCTTCAGCCCCAAACCCGTCTAGGAACAGCGCGATAGTAGTTTGCTCTAACCACAGTAACCCGATAGAGGTCAAGGTGTAGGCAATGAACATAAAGAGGGTTCGTTCCCCTTCTTCAGGACGGAGATTGAGCAGATTCAACAGCTTTGCACCCCAGTCCGTTGGACTTTTGGCAATTTTTAAGGATTTCATAGTCTCTGCTGGAAGGAAAAAGAGAAAAGAAAAAGGCAAAAGCCTAAAAAATCACTTCCGCCTTTTGCCTCTTACCTTGTTACTCAAAAAATCATTTTTTCGGAGAAAGTAACATAATCATATTACGCCCTTCCTTTTTTGGAGCCTGTTGAAGCTCTGCAACCTCTTGTAAGTCGTCAGCCATCCGTTTCAGTAAGGCTTCCGCCAGATCCGCGTGTTGACTTTCCCGACCTCGGAAGGTGACAGTGGCTTTGACTTTATCTCCTGCTTTAAGAAAACGCTGGGCGCTGTTCACACGAACTTGGTAGTCGTGTTCTTCAATCTTGTAGCGCATTTTGACTTCCTTCACATCAGCCGTATGCTGCTTTTTACGAGCTTCCCGGGCTTTTTTCTCTTGCTCAAATTTATATTTGCCGTAGTCCATAATCCGGCAAACGGGGGGGTCGGATTTATCGCTGACTAACACTAAGTCCAATTCCCGTTCTTCGGCCAGACGACGACCCTCATCGGAGGTAATCACCCCGACTTGAGAGCCATCGGTATCAATGACCCGAATTTTGGGGAAACGGACTCTTTCGTTAATTTGAGGGACATCCCGGCGGGTTTTCTTTTCTCTCACAGGCGTATGCTTACTGAATTGTGTTCGTTAGCTTAGGTTGAATGGTTTTGTACAATTAGAATTGCTGCTATTTTACCCCAAATCTTGGGCGACGCATCACAGGTGTAGGGAGCAATGGGTTGTCCCCTGCCAGTTTAGATGGGTCGCGGCCATCCTCCCGAGATTCGCCTAAGTCCTACGGTCAGGCTGCGCCAACGTCAGAGTGCGGGCATTCTGCGAGATTAAGGTAAAGATTTTTGAACACCCCTCGGGATGACTAACCGGATTTTGTTCAATTTGGAGCGAAGGCATATCCAAAGCAGGGGATTTCGCGTTATCCTCATGGATACAGAACTCTGGCTTAATATCAAAGGGGGTCGTTGCTTTTAGGTTGTGTTGGGAGAGGAGGTTGCGTGGCATATTGGGTCCGAATTC contains the following coding sequences:
- the infC gene encoding translation initiation factor IF-3; amino-acid sequence: MREKKTRRDVPQINERVRFPKIRVIDTDGSQVGVITSDEGRRLAEERELDLVLVSDKSDPPVCRIMDYGKYKFEQEKKAREARKKQHTADVKEVKMRYKIEEHDYQVRVNSAQRFLKAGDKVKATVTFRGRESQHADLAEALLKRMADDLQEVAELQQAPKKEGRNMIMLLSPKK